In Indicator indicator isolate 239-I01 chromosome 29, UM_Iind_1.1, whole genome shotgun sequence, the following are encoded in one genomic region:
- the NDEL1 gene encoding nuclear distribution protein nudE-like 1 — protein sequence MDSEEIPTFSSPKEETAYWKELSLKYKQSFQEAREELAEFQEGSRELEAELEAQLVQAEQRNRDLQADNQRLKCEVETLKEKLEHQHVQSYKQVSLLEDDLSQTRAIKDQLHKYVRELEQANDDLERAKRATIVSLEDFEQRLNQAIERNAFLESELDDKESLLVSVQRLKDEARDLRQELAVRERQQEVTRKSAPSSPTLDCEKMDSAVQASLSLPATPVGKGSENSFPSPKAIPNGFGTSPLTPSARISALNIVGDLLRKVGALESKLAACRNFAKDQASRKSYIAGNVSSGVVSSNGTKYPPPGHTSFFDKGAVNGFDQGPPGLGTSRPSSAPGMLPLSV from the exons ATGGACAGTGAAGAAATCCCAACATTCTCGAGTCCAAAGGAGGAAACTGCGTATTGGAAAGAGCTTTCCTTGAAGTACAAACAAAG CTTCCAGGAAGCTCGTGAAGAGCTGGCTGAGTTtcaggagggaagcagagagttAGAAGCTGAGTTGGAGGCACAACTAGTGCAAGCTGAGCAGAGGAATCGAGATTTGCAAGCAGATAACCAAAGACTGAAGTGTGAAGTGGAAACATTAAAG gAGAAACTGGAGCACCAGCATGTGCAAAGCTACAAGCAAGTGTCATTGTTGGAGGATGACCTGAGCCAGACACGGGCCATCAAAGACCAGCTGCATAAGTatgtgagggagctggagcaggccaACGATGACTTGGAACGTGCAAAGAG GGCAACAATAGTTTCATTGGAAGACTTTGAACAAAGGCTGAACCAAGCTATTGAGAGAAATGCCTTTTTAGAAAGTGAACTGGATGACAAGGAGTCCTTGCTAGTTTCTGTACAGAGATTAAAGGATGAAGCAAGAG ACTTACGGCAAGAGCTAGCGGTAcgggagaggcagcaggaggtCACCCGGAAGTCAGCACCCAGTTCTCCAACTCTAGACTGTGAGAAGATGGACTCAGCTGTCCAAGCATCTCTGTCTTTGCCAGCCACACCCGTTGGAAAAGGATCAGAGAACAgttttccttccccaaaag CTATACCAAATGGATTTGGTACCAGCCCCCTTACTCCTTCAGCTAGAATATCTGCACTCAACATTGTGGGAGACCTGCTACGGAAAGTGGGG gCCTTAGAATCCAAATTAGCTGCTTGCAGGAACTTTGCCAAGGACCAGGCCTCTCGGAAGTCCTACATCGCAGGGAACGTCAGCAGCGGCGTGGTGAGCAGCAACGGCACCAAGTACCCTCCCCCCGGCCACACCTCCTTCTTTGACAAAGG